A single window of Mycobacterium paragordonae DNA harbors:
- a CDS encoding ArsR/SmtB family transcription factor: MKSGVVEAPVCGSLDAATALFHSLSDGTRLAILRRLAVGEARVVDLTGELGLAQSTVSAHLACLRDCGLVDYRPQGRASVYRLARPELLEMFRAAEAVLEATGNAVALCPNYGHPTTRKKATR; encoded by the coding sequence ATGAAAAGTGGTGTGGTCGAGGCCCCGGTGTGCGGGAGCTTGGATGCGGCGACGGCGTTGTTTCACAGCCTGTCCGATGGCACCCGGTTGGCGATCCTGCGGCGGCTGGCCGTGGGTGAGGCCCGGGTGGTGGATCTGACCGGCGAGCTGGGGTTGGCGCAGTCGACGGTGTCGGCGCATCTGGCCTGCCTGCGCGACTGCGGCCTGGTCGATTACCGGCCGCAGGGCCGGGCCTCGGTGTACCGGCTGGCCCGCCCGGAGCTGTTGGAGATGTTTCGCGCCGCCGAAGCGGTGCTGGAGGCCACCGGCAACGCGGTCGCGTTGTGCCCCAACTACGGCCACCCCACCACGCGGAAGAAGGCAACACGATGA
- a CDS encoding methyltransferase family protein, which produces MGLVKPAGKGACAMAYAALGLFVVLMLVIGAWRRRIQLARTGDSGNRRGWRPEPTLEWWALAVADVGYLLVGVGAPAAALAGLSALGVFDRGWVQGFGVVVVAGGIVLTLVAQLGLGASWRIGVDDTETTELVTTGPFALVRNPIFTALLVTLIGLALMVGNLVAIAGLVIAVVGIEVQVRGVEEPYLRRVHGRAYTDYAATVGRFLPWIGRIRDRQMMRGQ; this is translated from the coding sequence GTGGGTTTGGTCAAGCCGGCCGGGAAGGGGGCGTGCGCGATGGCCTATGCGGCGCTGGGCTTGTTTGTGGTGTTGATGCTGGTGATCGGGGCGTGGCGGCGCCGGATTCAGCTGGCCCGCACCGGTGACAGCGGCAACCGGCGCGGTTGGCGCCCCGAGCCGACGCTGGAGTGGTGGGCGCTGGCGGTCGCCGATGTGGGGTATCTGCTGGTGGGGGTCGGGGCACCGGCCGCCGCCCTGGCCGGCCTGTCTGCCCTGGGCGTTTTCGACCGCGGATGGGTGCAGGGGTTCGGGGTCGTGGTGGTGGCCGGCGGGATCGTGCTGACCTTGGTCGCGCAGTTGGGGTTGGGGGCGTCGTGGCGGATCGGGGTCGACGACACCGAAACCACCGAGCTGGTCACCACCGGCCCGTTCGCGCTGGTGCGCAACCCGATCTTCACCGCGCTGCTGGTCACCTTGATCGGCCTGGCGCTGATGGTGGGCAACCTGGTGGCGATCGCCGGGCTGGTGATCGCGGTCGTAGGGATCGAGGTGCAGGTGCGTGGGGTGGAGGAACCCTATCTGCGCCGGGTCCATGGCCGCGCCTACACCGATTACGCCGCTACGGTGGGCCGCTTCCTGCCGTGGATCGGCCGCATCCGCGATCGTCAGATGATGCGGGGCCAATGA